A region of Bacillus rossius redtenbacheri isolate Brsri chromosome 2, Brsri_v3, whole genome shotgun sequence DNA encodes the following proteins:
- the LOC134528882 gene encoding uncharacterized protein LOC134528882, producing MNVSVKDLKKKMTSLLGSYRRERSREKKSQVTGSGQGDVYKSQWFGYTLFDFLSDKDTPNDTFDTMENANTQRGPEENREESYNDESIVDEPATVEDEPPASTNTTMASVTATAASTSTATAPTSNISQARKRKRRNDADNAQNEMLLDAYSILKKTSATPTDHYETFGMHVASELRKYDSNTLPHVKRAISDVLFRADIGEFTPNHNVLNTYGYYSSFSTPTQRNVLVGTLPAHHNWHVASTHAAHDLHLPST from the exons ATGAATGTTTCTGTAAAAGATCTGAAAAAGAAGATGACGTCTCTGTTGGGCTCTTACCGACGTGAAAGGTCAAGGGAAAAGAAAAGTCAAGTTACAGGATCTG GCCAAGGAGATGTTTACAAGTCACAATGGTTTGGATATACATTGTTTGACTTTCTTTCTGATAAGGACACGCCAAATGACACATTCGATACAATGGAGAAT gCTAATACGCAAAGGGGTCCTGAGGAAAATCGAGAAGAATCATACAATGATGAATCTATTGTCGATGAACCCGCAACGGTCGAAGATGAACCACCGGCGTCTACAAATACAACAATGGCGTCTGTAACTGCAACGGCGGCGTCTACGAGTACAGCGACGGCGCCTACTTCTAACATTTCCCAAGCTAGGAAAAGAAAACGTCGTAATGATGCTGACAACGCACAAAATGAAATGCTACTTGATGCATACTCCATTTTGAAAAAGACATCGGCTACTCCTACTGACCACTATGAAACCTTTGGAATGCATGTAGCAAGTGAACTGAGGAAATATGACTCCAACACTTTACCTCATGTGAAGAGGGCAATATCAGATGTGTTGTTCAGAGCAGATATTGGAGAATTTACCCCCAATCACAACGTCCTTAATACTTATGGGTACTACAGTTCTTTCAGTACGCCCACACAGC GCAACGTGCTAGTTGGCACGTTGCCTGCACATCACAACTGGCACGTTGCCAGCACCCATGCAGCACATGATCTGCACCTCCCCAGCACTTAA